A window of Daphnia pulicaria isolate SC F1-1A chromosome 4, SC_F0-13Bv2, whole genome shotgun sequence genomic DNA:
AATCTTGATATACCCTTCCAAATTTCATACCCCACTCTTTTccactgtttgtttttttctttctattgtttcaacTTATTGCAAAActcttcacctttttttttttctctttgatatGCTGTATCTTCCACCCACCTTTCACATCGAtataccccctttttttatcatgAACCATAATAAATATATTCGGATTGTCCGTTTTTTTTCGATGTCAAATCAGGAGTTCCGTGTtcagttcattttttattcaacagCCCTCCGAGTCATAACCTACTCCACTGGAGGTTCTCTCTAGTTCATAGATAGATTTctccttcattttttattcttgacttctcttattttccctccagccagccagccagccagccagccagcgatGACGTTATGCGATGGACGCGCGCTCATCGCTTATTCACTTTGCCCTGATTCTCGCCCATGTCCCGTTtcaactgtttctttttttttttggtcttccataatttgaaaaagcaaaaaacaaaaagaaaaacaaaagccaTTCACGGACGCGTGATCAGTTGCACGAGAAAATGTGTGTCCATTTTCACCACGTCAAATTTCTtcccatttgaaatttgatttgtagACGCCGAGAGCGGAACGATCACAACATTGGGACACGTCGTCCGTAATAGACCTTGCAAACTCTTTTAGCTGCCGACGAAATCTAGTTTTCGGCAATGGCATTCCGCTACAGTTATTTTGAGAAAGCATTGTGCGTGTTTTTATTCGGCATTTCTACATGGTACAAATAATAGAACCAGAAATTTGAATGAACTGACGATGAcgcagttctttttttttctttgtgatcCTTGTTATTTTATCCGGTCTGCTGTGTGAGTGCCATCTGAAGAAGAGGCACCACTTGGATGGTGGACAAATCCGAAAAGATGGTCTCGGCCGAGTCGTGCGACAAGATGCGGTGCAAGTTTTCACGGCGCAAGCTGAAGATGCTGGCGGCCAGCAGCGGTAGCAGAAGCATCGAATCGAAGCCTAGAATGAGATCCCACAGGAAGAGCAACTGTTCCGGAATGAGGAAGCCGCTGAAAGCCTGAACCATCCAAGGCATTGCGATTCTCAACCTGTGCgggtaataataaataacgaGCGAGAACGCAGgaggtaaaataaaatgaatagaaaGGTGTCGGAAGAATTGGGCAGCTCAATAGCGCCATGCAGGAAGTGAGTGTGTAACACGTGCTGTCTTATCTAGAACATAGCAATTCAGTTGTTGTTATTACGGctcaatgttgttgttgagacAATGAATCCAGAGCTCGGGTTCCTGCTGTTGGATGAGTCGTTCAAATAGAACAGACAGGGCGACAATACCCTGGCCGTGCGACGATAATCGATGTAATCTCGACCAATACTTGACGTACATGGCGCGCAGCGTGTAGTAAATGTCTTCGGCCTCTTCGTAGACATAGCACAGTGGAGCCACTAAATGcacgcacagcacacacaaaaaagagaaaacccgCGTATAAATAGTTACATAACGAGCCCATTAAAAGCAAATGTTATGACTTGTCTAGCGCTTCGTCATTTTTTCGCTCGTTTTCCACGTATATACTCGGACGACCGCCAAAGTGCGTTCCagtttcatttatttcatttcatttcgttgTCGACACACGGAATGAACTGCTAAGTGCGCGAGAGACGATCATTAGCTTTCTCGCATTGTATACCGAACGTACCGTACATGGCCCAGCCGTAGAAAGGGATGCAACTGGACGGCGGGAAAGCGGACGTCGTCACGGAGGATTGACCACCGATAGCGTCGCCGTCGGCTCTGCCGCCAGTTCCACTGCTGCCGCCGCTCGCCGAAGAAGAAATGTCGGGTGCATGAGCGAAGCGGGACGTTGTCTGCGCTCTCGACCCGAATTTCGAGCACAATTGGAGGCAGACGTAAGGGTCTCGTGAAAAGCAGAGCGACACCTtcgaacaaaaaacaaacgaaaaaaataaaatcggcGATCAAGCGGAACCGTGAGCCAGCAGGAAGTGAACCATTTTCATTGTAATACACGCAGGAGGCACACAATAAGCGCATTGCGCAAGTATGCGATTACCAACAACTTCCTTCCTAAAAGAGATTTACTATAAGAGCCTTCTTTCCTACTTGTACACAGCACAGGTATAGGACCGGCGTCTAGACAATGCAGATTGGCTCATTAAGTCGATTGCCTTTGGGTGGGCGTGAGTATAAGAAATTGGCCAtcaggaaaaaagagaaaaatgttttcgagAGGAGAAAAGTTATGACGTCACCTGGTAGATGAGATCTTCGAATACAAAGTAATGCTCGTCTCTCGACGCCGTTAGCTGAATGTCCTGgaaaaacgaaagagaaacGAAAGAATCAGATGGTGTGTGTGTCAACCTATAGCTCTATTATATACACACGTCTGCCCACTTTGTTTGCTCTCTCTTTCAGTTTTTCCCATCTTTTACGACGCGATTATAGCAGACGGGAGCTGAAAGAGCGTCAAAGAATTTGTCACGCGGGAAGTTATACGGCCGTGAGTGTCgcctttaaaaagaaaaaacggcaAATGGGGGCACGCACTTCTTTCCCTCTCACTCATGCATCCATTCATACATAAAATTCTTGACTATAATCGCTATATAgtcaaaaaaagattgtttcacgacagacaacagctcacgaattgaaaaaaaaaaaatcataagaaaaaaggcaaatcGAGACTTCGTGCAAGTGTCATTCATCCCGTCTGgggaattgaagaaaaacgagTTGCGCCCACCTGATGATAGTTATACAATGTACTGCACCATTACTGCCTACCTCAATGGTAGCTAGATCGTCATTTTCCCCCCTGTCGGGACTATGTCagatatacatatatattcgGTTCGACTCTAAAAtagttcgttcgttttttttatttttctttctcgcagTGTTGAAACACGCCCGGGACTATATAGCGAGTCGTCACGATTTGAGTCTGGGGTTatgatttttcatcttctcGCTTTACATTTAATCTCTCTATACGCAAGTCTTTCTGCAGCACTATTATGTAGATAGTAGGCACAAATAGCAAAATGGCATGCGTAGCGGTAATTCTATCACGAAAGAAATGGGCGAGCCGACCAGGGGGATCGTCATGTCAAACTGCGTGAGACATGATACTGTTTGTATGCATATATACCTAAGCGAGTGGCATTGCATTTTTACAtagaatttgtaaaaatttatgCTGAAATACCTTCATTATAATTTTGTCTGTCAAGTACTCCGTTTGGATGACGGCGTGCTTTTTGGCCTGAAAGTAGGTCTTCTCCTTTTGTTCCCGTTGTTGATGATTTCATAAGCCAACAGACATggcagaaaattaattttttaagtcAACAATGTTTTacttatataataaaacagaaaaaaaaattcaaactttttcgCCAACGTGTGACAGAAGGACCTGCTTCCAGAGCCCTTTTCGCAGATGAGATGGACACCCACCCTTGACGAACTCCTCCGACAGGAGGATGTCATTCTCGGCCACCACTGGAAGATGGCGACGTGATGTTCCACACGACAGGAAATGATGAGATAGTAGTATACGTGTACATTGAATTCAGCAAACATGTTTATAGCAGCCGCAGTCAGAAAGGTTAACCAACCTTTTGTTCCGAGAGTGATCCGGTGATTGAGTAAGGTCACGTTTGAATTGCCCTGCAGTACCAAAGATGAGCCGAGCCCCAAAAGCGGGTCAACACTCGTGCACATGTCTGAAAAGAGCTCTTGCTAGTTGTGCGTGATGCAACGAATGAGGATAGACGACGGCCAGACAgacacggaaaaagaaaagaaaagagagagaaaaaataactgaTTTTTAAGTGTGCAGAGTAATAACATCTCTTGGGGGGAGAGAgttagaggggggggggaaccggGTACGAAATCAGCCCTTTAATTATATAGCTGTCTACTCTACGTGCAACTACATAAGCGCAAGGGCAAACATTAGACatcagaggggggggggattggcCGAGTAGCCAATTCGTTAGGGCAAATGAACCACACCCATGAGCAGCGGAAGGCAAAGACATTTCATTTTAGATGGATTATGTGAAAGATCAACTGACGTTGGATGGGGACGACCGAATCATGTTGGCGATGTATTCACGCATCATCAATCGAAATCAGTAGGGACTAGGGGGGAAGGGCTTTGCTGTTTTATCTTTGATAGTCGAAAATCCGATGTTGCAATTTTAATTGGCAGTTTACGGAGAGGTGGATAGAAATAACTTTGGCTGATACAAAAGTTCCGTGTTGACTATTTTTCGTTAGCTTTTGTATCGATGAGATTGTGTGCAATATACAGAGACTATCTACAGCTTTTGAGTTCTTAAACGAACGCAGTGCCGAGTCACGCGGAGCGCTAAGTTATTCATATTAGGGCTTATAGTCCGTTGTAAACTGACGGGGAATTGTCAAGTCATACAACACTGATGCTGTGTGGATGTATTGATCGTCTCTGTAATGTATATGATGTCAAACAAAGCGGGaggtatagagagagagagagagagaaggggaaGGAAATATCATGAGAATCAAGTACTGTACTAAAGCGAAGCGGAAACGCCATCGGGTACGTATTGGAAACTCACCAACTCTTCAAACGTCGGGACGTTTAATGGAATTTTGACCGCGCTCCATTTCTCCTCCAACCTGCAGCAGATGTATAATGAGCGCGTGCCGAGATGGTAAACATATTTATACATCAGCCGAGATATATATCTACGAGCATTTACTATATACATATGCGCTaggctctctctcttcatGCACACAcgctacaaaataaaattaaaacccCAGACCGGTTAATGGAGTAATCGGGATCCCGCAGAGCCACCACCGCCTCGTACAAGTCCTGGGTCGAGTAGAGATTACGGATGGAGCCGACGTCTGTGAACACACAAGGTAGAAATGTTATATACGCAGCAGCAGACAGTATAATACACACAAGCGGAGAGATATTCCGGCTAAGAACATTCAACACAAGTTGGCTAAACAAAAGTCTATATAGTCTCTCCGTTTAGCTATAACTTACAGACGAGAAACTTGGGACTCCACCTTGAAGGTAGGTAGACCATTGTGTACGCACTTGGCCGAGTATATAGTATTAGCACAAACAGACATTCCGTCAAGACGGAAAATCTGATGCTCatgattttgttttacctTGATCGTAAGTGCTGAGCTCATCCCATTTTGATGATAGTTCTTGAGCTTCTGATGAGGAACGTTGACGAAGCAGGGAGAGTTTCAAATCCGTTTGGAGATTCAAGAGGGCTGCTCGTTATAGTCATATCAAAGTTGTTGGAAAATCAGTCGACCGGTGTTGATTCGATTGAAACcaaattggaaaaaagtttAGCGTGAATAGCTTTTAGCGAGTGACAGGATGAATTGTTAGGATAGGCACACATAGGAATATATGATATTAAATAATAGGAAAATGGAAAACACGCACCCTTGCTGACACGACGCTCGAAGTGGGTCTATGGCCAAAGGGAATCATGGAGAGGTGATTGTTAAACAATTACTTGAGTTTGTTGTTGACAAAGAGACAGCCTGTGCAATCATACTTGAGCTTTCCTCATATAGGTCAGTTGCTCCTGCTCGTCCTTCATGTTTTTGCGTCGCCGGGACAACACAAGTGCGTTCTTGATGCACGTTTCGATGCCATTGAGCCGGAATGCGTGCCGTAAGTCGGCCAGGAAGTCCCCAGTGCCCAGCGGAGTGGCAATACAAATGTGCTACAAAAAATAGCACATTCAGAATTTAATTACTGCCTCGGCATTTTATTAGGTTATAAAATGTCTTTAACTGTGTCTGATAAACACGGACCGTCAAATGAAACTAAACTGATTTAATTGccaactaataataataagtgctGGGCTGTGTGCAGTAAAACGTAATTGTAAGACAACTTACCTCGGAGGCAGCGATGACTTTTTCTAGTGTGCCCAGGATTTGCAATTCTTCCATGCACGCTGCCACCTGTTCCTGGATCGACACCTCGCCGGATGCTGCCGAACTGGTCGGAGACATTTTTCGATTCCCCTTTTTCTccactttttttgtctttgccGTTTGTTGTGCCGAATGAGAAACGTCAATCGAATTTCAGCCTGGCAGTGAAACCTGGCTGGTTAGGAGAGCGAGTTAAAACAACTCCCCAACTGTGACCCAATATGGCCTTCCCTCATTCGATCGATCAAACATCCGTCGTCCGTTTCTCTCCATAGGCTATACAGTCGCAATCCCCCCGTAATGTTGCTAAGCAATGGCCGAAATTCGGGAGAGGCCAACAAAGGGGGGAGCGGGAAGAGATCGTGtggaagagagggggggggtggACGACACCACGAATAGACGGATATAGACGGCGGATGGACGAATAGACGGAAGAGCGGCGTAGAGGGTGGAATTAGGGGGTGAGAGATTGTGCGGACTCAACTCTATAATTACTAGAATTTCTAAAATATCAAGCATCAGCTTTAACGGTCTTGTAGAGCCCTTCCCCCTCCACCCTTCTCCCTCTCTcttaatctctctctctctctctcacttccTTGCAATCCTCCATCCCTCCACGTCGTTTGCTCCATGGCTCTTTTTGAATCCAATTTGAAATTGGCGCAAGCGCTATGGTCGTTTCAACGGGAATCAATAGAGGCGAAACAGCATCCTCGATGCGCGGCTAGGGCTCTAATCATCCATATTTTCTCATACATTAACCATTTGGCGTCGGATTGAAACTCCAGGTCTTCAAGTGAGCTGGGCATAGTCGGCCTCAAGTTCCTGGATAGACGGTCGCTCGAAAACGGTAAGTCCAAGCATCcctagttttttcttttcatcttgcGCACTCTTCGTCGACgccgatttattttttaaacagacGCGCGCACAGCTCTTGGCTCAGCGCAATGTACCCCCTCTTTCAACACAAAAGATcagaacgaaataaaaaaaagacaaaaatacaATCCGACAACGTTGTTAGCCGGTCTAATGGCGCCTTGAGTCCTCACaactatttttttggtttttagaaAGACACTGAATTTGTTagcagttctttttttttctactgtgATCCTCCTGATATTGGCATTTTATGCAGATTTTCAGATTTGCTGGGTTTGCGTACGAGATTGCTCAGTTACGGTCGAAACTGAAGCATTGAAAAGATTGGGTAATTTACGATAAAGGCTACGAATGCTTCACTGTTAAGTTTTGTTGTGATTTCCCTGCTCAGTTTGGCTTCTTGGTTTTTGTCTTTCCCCATGAATGTttgtttccttaaaaaaacgaGTTTCTGTTGAAATtacaaagacaaaaaagcaAGTGACCTTTAGATGTCTTGGGTCCATGCATGAGTGAACACTTTTGAGAACTATCCCTTTCAACTTACTGATCACCAAtagttttcaatttctttacttATGAAcactttcaattaatttttgtaaattaaaaattcgttAATTATTTTACAGAAAAATGACCTCATCTGTCGAGGATTTCAGCATTCCTGATTTTGGTTCGGCAGAACAGAATGAGGACATGAGTGAAGACTGCAGGTAAAATATTTCACGCAGTGTTTTATTATCTGTTTTCAATGCCTCAATGTTATTTTTAGATTGGAGAAAGATTCTTCAAATGATGTTGATATGTTTGAAGACTCTTCAGCGGAAGAATATGTTGGAGCCACCTGTGGTTTGAAGGATAATGGAAAACCTACTGCCTCAGCTTCAAAAAATTCCATGGCAGTTACCACTGGAAAATCTTCAGTTCCATTTAATCAAAGTTCGATTATCTATGATGAAGAAACACTGATGAAAATGACTGACGAAGAGCTGCAATTCTTTGAGAATTACAAGCAGGGTAAATTACCTTATTTTGCCTTTAAATTTCCATTACAATAACTTTAATTGTGTATGTGTCTACAGCAAATCATGCTCAGATGTCATCATTGAAGTGTACCACTTGTTCGTGCCAGCTTTTCCTTGTCAATCGGGATAACATCAGAATCCACCCAGTTTTAGGTGTACTCGTGTGCAAAGTTAGTTTCGTTTAATTTCACAGTCATGTTCATTCTGGTtacgaattttattttcaattcgtAGAGTTGTCGAGAATTTTACAGTAACGGCCCTTTTACCAAAGATGAAAACGGACATGATGAGTATTGCCGTTGGTGTGCCGAAGGCGGAATGATTATATGCTGCGATACCTGCACGAATGTGTTTTGCAAggtaatgtttttaaaattcactAAGAAAgtaggtttttcttttaatcagTCAATCCGAATGTACATGACAGGCATGCTTAAGACGTTGCTTAGGACGTGTGAATCTTCTAGAAATCACAAGCAGTAAGTGCAAGTGGAGTTGCTTAGTTTGCAACAATCTTCCCCTTTGGAGTCAAAGAGCGCTATGTAGAATGGTCATGTCAGCGATGAAATCAACTCCTGGGTATGCATTTCtcccattttaaaatgaatcaattaataaTACCTTTAAACGTGTTataaatgtttatttattttatttagtcgAAAGTCTTTGTCAAGGCGATCAGTGCAGGACACGAATGTTTCGAGTGATCCTTCCATTTGGTTGCCAGCCATCATAAGTGAAGCAGAAAAGTTGGCCACGTACTGTAAGGCACTGGCATCAAAAGTGGGAGTCAGTTGGTCTAAAGAATGCGAAGAAGCCGATGGAAGTTCGTGTCACCAACAGAAAGACAAGGTCGTTAATTACTGCCGTAAACTTCGTAAAGCCGTCGTCACAACTCGCCTAAATATGAAGTTACTGGAGGAGAAGCTGGTTGCTAAATTTGAACAGAATTATGGCAACACCGCAGACATAGAGGTCGATCAACAGGAATCATCCATCTTAAAGCAGGATTCGACTCCAAGAGCCGGCAAGCGACTTAtagtgaaaattaaaaactttaGGGAAGCAAACAGCAAGCAAGATTACTATGCCGAAGTTCGGGAATCGCCACCTCCCCATTCGGCAACTTCAAATTCTACGAAAGATTCTCCTCGGAAATCTATTTGCTCTTTGAGCAGTCAAGCAACTATTCCACATTGCCCAAGTCCCTTACCAACAGAAGAACAGTCTGGGGACAACAGCTCATCAAATGAAGCTGAAGCACAACCCAACGCAGCTGAGAAGACCCGATTGCCAACAGTGGAAGATACTCTCGCAAATGATGAATCTGTCGAATTTTTCGATACGTTCTCAGAGCTTACTGAAAGTAAACCGACCGAAGAAGACGCTCTCCAAGAAAGGCAAGCTAGTTTAGTTGAAGGTGATCATAAGCTGTCTCCGGAACCATTTCCAGTCAAATTTATAACGACAGAGTTAAATTCGCATTCACCCGATATGTTCGCTAACACCCCATCTGACAATGATTCCGATCTTGAGGATTCCACAAAGACAGTTCCACTCGATCATATTTTGCCAAAAGGTGAGGTCAGTAATGTTAATAATGACAAAGTCGTTATCAAACAAGAAGCGAAAATTTCTACTACACCATCCCCCACTGCCGGCTCAGCAAGAGGTGTAGGCACCCCGTCTCTCGCAGCAACAGGAAATAAATCATTCAAATCTAAACTCTCTAGAAGTACACCAACCTCAAAGGAACGCACCGGCACAAAAGTCTTGCCTGCATCGAACGATGAAGTCATTGTCAACTCAACATTGAGAACCTCAACACCAGTGACAAGTCAGAGCTCGAAATCTCTCAAATCGTCATCATCACCAGAAATAGATTTGAATGAAAAGGCAAGGCTAGAACTTTTAAGGGAATCCTCCGATTCAGACGACAGTCTCGCTGAATTGAAGCTCAGCCCTCGTGTAAAgagaacaaagaaaagaagaagcataCCGCTGGGGTTAGAGGACGATCCTAAATTGAAAGCCGAATGCGCCGTCGTCGTCAATCGCATCACTAATTTGGTAAGGATAAGAgtagattaaaaaaatttctaataacttaaaacaaaaattttttatttgcagaacGAAGTGCTAAACGGAAAGGAATCGGAAGAATCGATGCTCAAAAAACAAGTCGACCGCCTAGTGAAAAGTCCGATAAAAATTGCAGTAAATAGCTCGACTTCTGAATTGGATGATTCCGATCCAGGGGGCTTTGAGAAAGAGGCAGATAAGCCTAAAAAACAGTACTCAAAgattaaaaaatctgaaacaaAACCTTTTCGGCTTGAAGATCTGGATTCATCATCTTCGTCCTCCTCAGAGATTGAAGCAACTGAGCAAGTAACTGGAATAACCAAGTTGCCAACGACATCGTCGATTCCTGATCGCAACGAAGCCGTTCGTCTAGCTTTGTTAGCAGCTAGTGATTCAGATTCAGATTTGGATTTGGACACCCAAGAAACTGAGAATATTCCAGACGAAGCTCCAAAATcagcagaagaaaaaataattatagaatGTGATTTGGCGATGGAAACCGATGATATTGGAATAATTGagttaaaagaagaagtcaTCGGTCTAAGCACAGATGATGAAGGTGCTGTCAAAGGCTCGAATCTCAAAACTGATAAGCTATTGCGTATGTCAATTGGTGATCCCGATGCCGAATCTGACACGAAGAAATCACAGAAAGGCAAGGaagccaagaaagaaaaaaagaagactagAGAAAGGAAGAAGCGGCGCATTCAATCAGACTCAGATTTTCAATCTTCAGaatcggaaaaagaaaagaagaagcggaagAGGAAGCGTTCAAGCCCATCGGATGAAGTTTCGGATGATGACGATTCTAGCAAAGATGGAAAATCTAAATCCAAATCACGTCGTCGAATCAAGAGAGCCGCTCATACAAGCGACTCCGAGAACTCAAACGATTCAGATATTGAGGTTCTGAACGAATCCCAGCGATCGGAAGCTGGCGGATCGAAAGgcagaaaaaatatcaaaaagatCATGAAAGACACAAACCTTAAGGTGAGTCgcttgttcaattttttttctttgctgtttCCTTTGTACGTATctgatttgtaaaattaatctttAACAGGATGAAACTAAAGCCgctgccaaagaagaagaagatcgcaAAAGGCGTATAGCTGAGCGTCAAAAGTTCTACAATGAAGCCTTTGTTGGTGATATGGCCCTTATCAATGCGCAGACCCACCACCTGGTCTTAGATTTCGACCCTAAAACCAAAGAGGAGCTCGTTACGGTGGACAAACATATCGTCACCAAACTGAAGCCTCATCAGGTCAAGGGTGTAAAGTTCATGTGGGATGCTTGCTTCGAATCCATCGAGAGACTCAAGGAGCATCCTGGCTCTGGATGTATTTTGGCCCATTGCATGGGTTTGGGTAAAAGTCTTCAAGTCGTCACGTTGGTGCACACGGTCCTTACAAACAAAGCATGCAAGGTATTATCGCGTTCTttcctcttattttttctgCTCTTAGATATCAATTCAAGAGAATTATtgattgtatttttcttcgatCCAGGTTGATCGTGTGCTAGTAGTCTGTCCTCTTAGCACAGTCCTAAACTGGGTCAACGAGTTTAACGTATGGCTTCCGCCAAATTCAGATGTTGAAGTGTACGAAATGGCAAGCGCCAAGGGTAATAGTAAAGATATCCGAAAGTACACGCTACAGAGTTGGCTGGAAGGTGGAGGGGTCATGATCATTGGTTACGATATGTATCGCAACCTAACTAAcgagaacaacaaaaaaatcacaaaaaaagagCGCGACGTGTTCACACGCTCTCTAGTGGATCCTGGGCCGCAACTCGTTGTATGCGATGAGGGCCATTTACTGAAAAATGAGAAGACAGCTCTGTCCAAGGCAATGAACAAGATCGCTACTAGAAGAAGAGTAGTCTTGACAGGCACTCCGCTCCAGAATAGCTTGCTAGAATATCACTGCATGATTCAGTTCGTCAAACCTAATCTACTGGGAACATCTAGGGAATTCACGAATCGATTTGCCAATCCCATTAAAAACGGACAGGCTGCCGACTCGACTGACTCTGACGTACGGGTTATGAAACGACGAGCCCACGTATTGCACAAAATGCTCGAAGGtgaatcatttttcttctccttacATTTTCCATCTAAAGatgtataataatatatttttaacagATTCCGTGCAACGATTCGATTACGCCGTTCTGACTCCATTCTTGCCTCCTAAGCACGAATACGTCGTGTCAGTGAAGTTGTCGGAACTACAGATCAAGATGTACCAGTATTACCTGGAGTATCACGCCAAGGGTGGTCCGAATCATATCGGTCGCGGAAAAGGAGCTGGACTCTTTGCCGATTTCCAGGAATTGGGGCGAGTTTGGACGCATCCCAAAGCGTTGCTGTTGGCAGAACTTAATCGTGAAGCTAAAGCAAAAAACAACAGCAGTGATTCCGAAGGTTCAATAGCGGATTTCATTGACGACCGAGGAGAAACACCCGTAAGCGACGATGACGGCGGCGTTGTTTGTTTGGATGAAAGTGGCGATGAAAAAGAAGCCGGTACGTGAACCCCAAAttcaaattaccatttcatttcattttatagaTGTTCGACTGTTACTAACGAACTCTTTGTCGGTTAAATTTTCAGCGGCAGGAACTAAATCAAACAACTTTAGAATGAGAACGCGTGCTGCCCGTGGAGATCAGCCTCCGCCAGAAGATGAATTAGGCGTGACTACTCCAATGTCTAGCACCTGGTGGTCACAATTCGTCCAAGACGAGGACATGGTCAAAATGGAACACAGTGGCAAGCTCATACTTCTCATGGATATTCTTCGTCAGTGCGAGCTCATTGGTGATAAGGTCCTGGTTTTCAGCCAGTCCCTTGTTTCGTTAAATTTGATCGAGGAATTCCTCGCAGCCGAGGACGAGCAAAATGAGAAGAATCGGGCGAGTTTGGCAAGCACCGatgtaagtttttctttttagcatCATGAAGTTCTTCATTTGACATTATGCATTATTTTCTCTATACAGTTAAAACAGGATCCTATTGGGACATGGCGTTTCAATCACGACTACTTCCGATTAGATGGACAGACATCAGCGGAGCTGCGTAAAAACGCATGCAATGCTTTCAACAATCCCTCCAATCTTCGTTCTCGACTGTTTCTTATTTCAACTAAAGCCGGTGGCTTGGGAATCAATCTGGTTGCAGCGAATCGTGTCATAATTTTTGACGCCTCGTGGAATCCCTCGCACGACGTGCAAAGTATTTTCCGCGTTTATCGGTGagttaattaaattattaattaattattaaataacgcaaacttacaatttttatGACTTATTCTAGGTTTGGGCAAAAGAAACCTTGCTATATTTATCGTTTTCTGGCTCAAGGCACCATGGAGGAGAAAATTTACGATCGCCAGGTAAAAGAGTTCATTATCGGTTCACTCGTATAAAATCTAATCttgtccgttttttttttttaaatctaggtTACGAAACTATCATTATCGTGCCGAGTTGTCGATGAGCAACAAATCGAACGCCATTTCAACTCAGCGGATCTTAACGAGTTATATATCTTCGAACCTGATAGCCATTTACGTCGACCGACTCCCCTTCTACCGAAAGATCGTCTTCTGGCTGAGCTCACTATCCAAAGAAAGGACTGGATCGTTACTTACCACGAACATGACTCGCT
This region includes:
- the LOC124338100 gene encoding transcriptional regulator ATRX homolog isoform X5, with protein sequence MTSSVEDFSIPDFGSAEQNEDMSEDCRLEKDSSNDVDMFEDSSAEEYVGATCGLKDNGKPTASASKNSMAVTTGKSSVPFNQSSIIYDEETLMKMTDEELQFFENYKQANHAQMSSLKCTTCSCQLFLVNRDNIRIHPVLGVLVCKSCREFYSNGPFTKDENGHDEYCRWCAEGGMIICCDTCTNVFCKACLRRCLGRVNLLEITSSKCKWSCLVCNNLPLWSQRALCRMVMSAMKSTPGRKSLSRRSVQDTNVSSDPSIWLPAIISEAEKLATYCKALASKVGVSWSKECEEADGSSCHQQKDKVVNYCRKLRKAVVTTRLNMKLLEEKLVAKFEQNYGNTADIEVDQQESSILKQDSTPRAGKRLIVKIKNFREANSKQDYYAEVRESPPPHSATSNSTKDSPRKSICSLSSQATIPHCPSPLPTEEQSGDNSSSNEAEAQPNAAEKTRLPTVEDTLANDESVEFFDTFSELTESKPTEEDALQERQASLVEGDHKLSPEPFPVKFITTELNSHSPDMFANTPSDNDSDLEDSTKTVPLDHILPKGEVSNVNNDKVVIKQEAKISTTPSPTAGSARGVGTPSLAATGNKSFKSKLSRSTPTSKERTGTKVLPASNDEVIVNSTLRTSTPVTSQSSKSLKSSSSPEIDLNEKARLELLRESSDSDDSLAELKLSPRVKRTKKRRSIPLGLEDDPKLKAECAVVVNRITNLNEVLNGKESEESMLKKQVDRLVKSPIKIAVNSSTSELDDSDPGGFEKEADKPKKQYSKIKKSETKPFRLEDLDSSSSSSSEIEATEQVTGITKLPTTSSIPDRNEAVRLALLAASDSDSDLDLDTQETENIPDEAPKSAEEKIIIECDLAMETDDIGIIELKEEVIGLSTDDEGAVKGSNLKTDKLLRMSIGDPDAESDTKKSQKGKEAKKEKKKTRERKKRRIQSDSDFQSSESEKEKKKRKRKRSSPSDEVSDDDDSSKDGKSKSKSRRRIKRAAHTSDSENSNDSDIEVLNESQRSEAGGSKGRKNIKKIMKDTNLKDETKAAAKEEEDRKRRIAERQKFYNEAFVGDMALINAQTHHLVLDFDPKTKEELVTVDKHIVTKLKPHQVKGVKFMWDACFESIERLKEHPGSGCILAHCMGLGKSLQVVTLVHTVLTNKACKVDRVLVVCPLSTVLNWVNEFNVWLPPNSDVEVYEMASAKGNSKDIRKYTLQSWLEGGGVMIIGYDMYRNLTNENNKKITKKERDVFTRSLVDPGPQLVVCDEGHLLKNEKTALSKAMNKIATRRRVVLTGTPLQNSLLEYHCMIQFVKPNLLGTSREFTNRFANPIKNGQAADSTDSDVRVMKRRAHVLHKMLEDSVQRFDYAVLTPFLPPKHEYVVSVKLSELQIKMYQYYLEYHAKGGPNHIGRGKGAGLFADFQELGRVWTHPKALLLAELNREAKAKNNSSDSEGSIADFIDDRGETPVSDDDGGVVCLDESGDEKEAAAGTKSNNFRMRTRAARGDQPPPEDELGVTTPMSSTWWSQFVQDEDMVKMEHSGKLILLMDILRQCELIGDKVLVFSQSLVSLNLIEEFLAAEDEQNEKNRASLASTDLKQDPIGTWRFNHDYFRLDGQTSAELRKNACNAFNNPSNLRSRLFLISTKAGGLGINLVAANRVIIFDASWNPSHDVQSIFRVYRFGQKKPCYIYRFLAQGTMEEKIYDRQVTKLSLSCRVVDEQQIERHFNSADLNELYIFEPDSHLRRPTPLLPKDRLLAELTIQRKDWIVTYHEHDSLLENKSEEELTEAERKAAWDDFENEKRGVNPMMGMMMNEMPGFMSMPGMPEILGGLAGRSVAGIPVDQLQNFSVQQAAAASAAAAAASAQSAALQQPGDAQRLLMQRQVAADQLKRQFGNTPQSPGLPGPSGLGASAPPRSRGRPTIGPHQRTDLYGLAPVIYNSATGSNQPAGPSGSNSVPKT